Within Massilia litorea, the genomic segment ATCGGCTCGTACTGGAACGCGATCTCGCGGAAACCGACGCCGCGCGCCACTTCCGCCAGCGTATCCTCGGCCAGCTTGTCGGCGGCCGGGTTGTCGTCGATGAAGAAGACCGGACGCCCGAACACCGCGCGCTCGAATCCACGCCCCGCCTCGGTCTCGGCGCGGCGTTTGACTTCGCCGATGAACTGGGCCAGCAGCATCTTGAACGGCAGCGCGCGCCCGCCCACTTCGGTCTGGCCGTCCATCAGGCTCGTGCCCAGCAGGCTTTTCAGGGAGCGCATCAGGCGCCCTTCGTAACCGGCCAGGTAGTCGGCCAGGGCCGCGCGGCCATAGCGCACCTCTTCGTCGTCGGCATTGAAGAACACCACCGACGGCAGCGTTGCCTTGCCGTCTTCGAGTGTCAGCAGCGCGCTTGCCCCCTGGGCCGGCTTGTCCTGCCCTGGCTTGATCCAGCCAACCGTGGAATTCGACGTACCGAAGTCGACGCCGCAAGCATTCGTCATGTGTGCCTTTCTCAGAAGGGGCGAGATCTTACCAGAAATCAGCTTCCCTGGCGAAGGCTCGATCGGCGCCGTTGCGCGAGGGCTACGTAGCAACTGCGGTCCCTCGCGCGCGGCGCGTCAATACAGCCTCTCCTATAATGGAACAATCCGTGTCACTCACACATGCCCGCCATGGCGCATACCTGGATCCTGAAGCGCAACTGCTCGCTGACGCCGCGCCAGTCGGCGGGCGCCTACGCACTCCTGTGCGCCGGATCCTTCGGTATCGCCCTGGTCTTCCTGCTGCAGGGAATCTGGGTCGTGCTGGCGTTTTCCATCGTCGAAATGGCAGCCGTCGGCTGGGCCCTGCTGCATTACGCGCGCCACGCGCTGGACGTGGAACGCATCGCGCTGACGGATGGTTCCCTGGTCGTCGAGCGCATCGACGCCGGGCGCAGCAGCCAGTTCCAGCTCGACCCGGTACGCACCCGCATCGAGCCGCCGCTGCCGCGCAGGCGCAAGCTGATCCTGCTTGAGTCGCCGGGTACGCGTGTCGAGATCGGCAGCTACGTTTCGGAGCCGATCCGCCAGCAGGTGGCGCAGGAACTGGCCCGCGCCATGCGTTCCCACCCAGCACGTTTCCTATAGAAATGTCGTCTTCGTTGTAAGTTTGATCTTACATTGTCACGGCGGCGCTACCGATAGGTGTTTTCTATTAGCGTTTTTATAATTCTCTCTTAGATCTGCCAAGCGCCACAAG encodes:
- a CDS encoding DUF2244 domain-containing protein, with protein sequence MAHTWILKRNCSLTPRQSAGAYALLCAGSFGIALVFLLQGIWVVLAFSIVEMAAVGWALLHYARHALDVERIALTDGSLVVERIDAGRSSQFQLDPVRTRIEPPLPRRRKLILLESPGTRVEIGSYVSEPIRQQVAQELARAMRSHPARFL